TGTCCATCCAGTGATTGATTTGCAGAAGGAAAAAAAGAAATCATGATTTTTTTTTGAGAAAGATCGCACGTAATGCAGGAGAAGAAGACTATTGCCGGTTGTTCTTGTCAAATACGGTTTATGTGTGGCGCTAAACTGCAGGTAACAGGGTATTGATCGTGGCCTCCGTTCTTTGCGATGTGTAATGTCAAAAGAGAATTCAAGAAACTGTCAAATAACCTCCCCTTCTAGAAGTTTGTATTGAATTATAAGGGTCAGGATTTAATCTTAGTTTAATCTAAGGGTTCAGATTTCTTGTTGTTCCCATTGACTTTAATGGGAACATAAGAATAGATAATGAGCGATGCATATCGAGTCAAGAAAGATCATTAACGTACACTGTTAATCTTTTTTCAGCCACATTTTCAGAGATATTGTGTCTATTTGCATATAAAATATGATATtgcattattataatataataaaattcaTTATGGTCACCATTTGGCAAGAAAGGTCTGTTTTTATAATTCAACTTCAAGTGTTCATTCGTGTTTATGTTTGACACGCATCGATACAAGTGGTTGTATTTTTTTCCATTTAAAAATGTAAATATTTTGGATCCATCAATAATGATTCAGCTAACTTTTGTGATGAAGAAATTAACAAGCATTGGGACAACtgcaaaaatataaattataaattccTATATATGATTTTATATAACTTACTCCAGTAGAGGTATTGAAGGTGATTTTGATTTCAACATGGGTTTTTTTATTTCCCTGTAGattatttattttagtatttagggttaaatgaccaaaatatcctTGGGGTCTATTTGGTTAGATTTAACAAtgaaaactaactgagttagagctaaaggacataacatgcgaggatttgcaaacatcgagtatgtttcttgtatattttgaaaataaaggACATAGTTTGCAATGATGTAAActtaaaggacgatttttgtaatttactcaaataaGAATAAGTATTACCTAGAAACTTTATGATGATAACGCTGAAAAGGTCCATGATTGGAATAGGGTTTTGTATGAGATAATTATGTGACATTTAGATGTTATTGTATAACCTAAATGAACAAGTCACCTATTGCGGAGGCTTTTAGAAAGGCCAGTTGGTCCTTTGATAATAAGCATAATTTAAAAAGTGGGGTTCTGGTCTTAAAAGAAACCCTCAAGTTGAAGATGGTAGTTGTTAAACAGGATGTAAGATCGAAAGAAATAAAATGCAACTTGCAAATTCTTAAATTTGATAGGCACTTTAATAAACTTATACTTATCTTTAATTTTGAATCGATCGAGTTTAGCATTACCTAAAATGATGTTATTAAGCATAAACGGTCACATTTGATCACATACATATACAAGCATATATGTATTTGGATTTTAAGGTTTTATTGTATTAACCAACGCCATCATGATCGTTTTGATATTTATACGTATAAATGTACATTTATACGCGTACATGGATTTAATTTTTCACATACTACCTTTACAACTTTGCACCTACGGGTAGATCTAAGTATAAATCTCCCACTTGCGTCTTCTTTCCTTCACTCTCCAAGGTataaagtatttatttatttatgagattatatttgtaaatataaccaatttatattatttattaatCATCATGTTAGTTGTATCATGATTTTCAATGCTATAAAGGAAACATCTAAGAATCTTGTTTATACATGAAACACGACGTTCATCATATGTTTATGTGACATGCTTACTCATAGGGTTATAGGTCGAATAATTAACACCAACGAGTAACCATGCATCAATAAAAATTACGAACATAAATATTCAAAATTGTTTATAGAAATAGATAAACATATAACGCAAGTGTGAAGTATATTATAATCTACGTACGTGTATTTTAATTCGAATTGCTTTTGTTTAATGCAATCATCAGATTAGGATGAATGAATCTAGGCATGAAGAATATGGTGACCGAATTTATAATCTACCATATATATTTTagtccaagttttaaagttggcATTGCCAAATCTTGATTAATGAATGCATCAACTATGTAATTAGATATTGCCTACGGAAATTATaataacatataaattatatgtaTGTTCAAATTCATTATATAAAAAACTTCATTTGTACGTTGCTCAATGCTTAAGCCCCAATGTATTTTTCTTATAATTATTTAGGGTTATTTTAGGATTTCAAACATATAATTGCCCTATCTCTAAATAAACTCGTTGGTggttaagtcattaaaacatttcATTTTCCCGTTGATAGAGTAACTATCTTAATTACGATGCCCAAGTAGTCTCTTAGATGAGAGCTCGGGTTCACAAAATGATGTAGTAACACCGTCGCAACATGCAAGCTCGATCATGGGTTCTTAAGCCGGTTCCAAGATGGGAAATTTTGAACGCTACAACAGTAATATtacatttaaatttaaaattattaGAAAAATCAATATTTCCACACTATATATATTCCCTCATTTTCTATATTTTTATGCAAAGCCAACACAAATCTATTCAATATTTGCCatcaaacaaacaaaagaaacatACCTAACACTTTTCAGCAAAGAGAATGAAATATTTTTTACCCGACTCATTAACTTCTTCCAACTTAGTCGATTCTATTCTTGAGTTTCTTGCTAAGATGGATGTCGTAGCAGAAGAAATTAAAGATGCGGGAAGATCAAAGAAAAGATATATATGTGACGTGATTGGTAAAAGGCTAATCAAGTTCTAATGAATGATTATTTCATCAACAACCCAAAGTACGATGCAATGACTTTTAGACAATATTTCATCTATCCAAGGAATTATTTTAAAAAATTGTTAGGGATATAGATGCTAATTTTAAGTGCTTTCAAGAAGGTTGCTACGTGATATTAAAAAAGAGTTATAGGTCGTTACAGAAATGTACATTAGCTATATTCGTCTACTCGCAACCGGTGATGTTCTGATGAATACGATGAATCTTTAGCCATATCTGATAGGACTTCACATGAATGCCTAAAATTTTTTTGCAATTCGGTTATTAAACGATATGGTAAAGAGTTTTTACGTAAATCGACTAGCCACAACATTGCACATTTATAACATTCGGGTTTTCaagggatgctcggtagcattgATTGTACACATAACGTTTGGAGAATATGTTCCACGAGTTTGCAATGCCACTTAATGAGAGATGATCACAAAGACCCGATGTTCATACTCGAAGCGCTGACATCAAATGATTAGCATGCGGACTTCGGTGTTGCCAATTTAAACAATGATCTCAATGTTCTCTATTAATCCCAATTATGTACAAAGCACACTTAGGATAAAAACGGTTTAATGTATTCAATCACAAAATGCCATTAAATAGTCAAAGGTATATGAGTATTTGTACAAGTGTCCGGTATAAGCAATCTAATCTATGTATTCGTATTTTTTAAGGGTGTACATATTCAGACACCTTATTCCCTAAATCCACACCcttctagacgcctcgtatagccctatacgaggcgtataggtTTGCTTTTCCCGACCGGCTTCTGCACCTCGTACAACGTCACATCAGTCAACTTATACGGGGAGTCTAGCCCTGTACGAGGGGTCAATACGAAGGTacttagacgcctcgtataggtctatacgaggcgtcttggaCTGACCGATTTGACTATGATGAGACTATGCCCGACATGACTTAAAGGCATACGGGGAGtaaagacctatacgaggcgtctttagCTCACATAAAATGCAACCTACAGTGCGTTCTTGGTCCACATCCGAGCATTCAACAAACAAACACTCACATTCTGTTTCTTCTTTTATTTGTCTTTGTGTTATTATCATCCCGGAGTGTTGAAATGTCATCATATTGGGACGGCAACTATATCTTCGGGCAGTATTCTAGCGAAAAGTGGGGGCACGAAAGCGTTCCGGTAACAGTTATTAGCGtaaatgttttaattacttgttgttttagtttattatttactaatgatgatacggttgtctattttggaggagtctggcgttcccgattctaatgagcaagaggaggttgtgtctagtatacaaggaaaacaaaacagcccgtttctagatttgaacaagcatcctcctgttgatgaaacagcccctgtagatgactcataccatgctagtggatacggaggagacggtggatacggaggagacggtggatacggaggagacggtggatacggaggacacggtggatacggaggacacggtggatacggaggagactgtggatacggaggagacggtggatacggaggagaccgtggatacggaggagacggtggatacgggggAGACAGTGGATatggtggatacggtggatacggtggatacgggggatacggtggatacggaggagacggtgatcatcagcaattcatttccccgggcactccttacgttcatcaaaacaattcggacgttggaggatatggtggttatggtggatatGGTAGATATGGTGGTGAAGCACCTCCCATTCTGGACAGTCTGTACTTAAAAAAGACGGTAtaaattactattttattattaatatttttattattattattattatattattattattattattattattaatattgtcgATGTTACAGGTTTTCAACTCCTTAGATGAACTAAAGAAACGGATACAAGAAATAGCAAATGCGGATGGTTTTGTTATTGTCACCCGTCGATCAAAGAAAATTGGGGGAAGAACCGGGAGGGTATGGCTTGAATGTGATCGTGGTGGTGAGCACCAGAGTACAGCAACACTTAGAAAAGCTGGAAGCAAAAAAACCGGTTGCCCGTTTTACCTGCTGGCTGTCCGAAACCACCCGTATGAAACCTGGGAGATAAAAGACGGAACAATTAAACATAACCACGAACTTTGTGAGGACCTGTCGGCCCACACGTTTGTGCGAAGGTTTACTCCAAGCGAAATGAAACTGATCGAGCAGCTgacagctcaaaacatggagccgcgcaaaatatttcaaacgataaggaagcaggaccccgacaggtttcatgttcagaaagacgttcaaaacgttgtagcgaagattagagcccaacaaagacaaggattgactcccatgcagtcactagaaaatgtgctgataaacaacgactttatttacaagaCACGGGAAGAACCCGAAACAGAGATCGTAACAGagatcttctttcttcatcaggaCTCGAGAGtcatgtggcgtgcattcccccaCGTCATGATGATCGATGCAACGTACAAGACAAACATATACAATATGCCCTTTATCCAGATTGTTGGTATGACGCCTACCAACAAATCGTTTATTATCGCGCATGCCGTTGTTAGTAAAGAACGGGGTGATAACTTTGTGTGGGTGCTTGAGAGGATTAAGTCAATGTTGGATGAATGTATGGAGCCACGTGTGATTTTAACCGATAGAGACCTAGCCCTTATGGGCGCGTGTGCTAAAGTATTTCCAGACGCCTCCAGGCTTCTTTGCAGGTGGCACATACAACAGAATGTTATGAAGCACTGCAAGGGTGCCTTCACAGACGACGACTGGAAGAAATTTATGTCATTCTGGGGGACATTGATTGAGTCTCCATCCATACCCATCTACGACTACCACTTGCGCAACATGCGAAAGCGACTTGTGGAGTGCAAACGTTCTAGTAAGTTTTTCTAATAACATACGACTCACCTatgcaaattttattaaattatttttactttttaggagtcttcaaatacgtgtacgataactggctaaaagactataaggagatgtttgtctttgcgtggactgataagaggcgcaactttggtaatcgtactacaaacagagttgagagccaacatgccaacttaaagagatacgtcgaagataggagctcgctggaccgtatagttggttgtgtccgggatatagttgagacacagttcggtgaaataaggaagacttttcgagaaagcatcgaaaaaacaatgaaacaccacaaacacccgatgtttcaacacctacttggaaaagtatcccacaaagcccttgacttgttgcatggagaggcaattaggaagctagatgtcttggagcgctttaattcatcatgtggttgccaaATGTGGCACAGCTGTGGGTTGCCCTGTGCTTGTAGGATAGAAAAGTACATGCGTGAAAGTAATAATTGTTGAACGTACAACACTTGTGTGATATATTTCCTTTTTTCATTTTACTTAAACAATATTGTTTTTAACCGTGCAGAGCGTCCGATTCAACTCGAAGACATAGACGTCTTCTGGCGGAAACTTAACttccaaagttgtaaattgatagACGACTCCCTTGACGTGGTCGAAGAGCTAGATGTTGTTAGACAACAATTACAGTCGCACCCCCCAGCTCAGCAAAAAAGCCTGCTTTCAAAGATTGAAGCGGTGTTGACTCCAACGAAATCTACCAAGAAACCACCGGTTGTCCAACAAAATACTCGTGGCCGACCAACAACAAAGCAGGTACAAGAAAGGTTGGACGAGGCCTCTCGTATAGATGAAGAATTGAGGAGAAGCTCCTTCGGTGATGCAAACACGTGCTTTGAAGGTTCACGACAAAGTAAGTACGATAAACCTCGCCACAGCTCGTACGTTCCGTCTCAGGCCTCACAACAGTCGGttataaggtcccaaaaacccaaaGCGCCCCTAAGCCGTTCAAAGAgttctaagaagaaagagacacgAGATGATCACGGTTTTCCTTTAATCATTGGGGACGAGTACGTGGGAATCATCGAACGGTTTAAGTCTGACATTCCGCCAGTGTTCCATCCGTACGTCTCGTGCATACGAGATGTGATGCCGgacggtcattgtgggtttcgGTCTGTGGCTGTGGGCTTAGGGATGGATCAGAGTTCATGGGGGCTTATTAGGAGGGACCTTGTCCAAGAAATGGATCAGAACGAATCGATCTGGTTCCCAATATTTGAAGCATGGGCTGATGGTTATTTTTACACGCATCGTCAGGGCCTAATTTGGGATTCAGTGGCCGGTTGTGGGGAGAATCACTGGATGGACTTCCCCTTTGCAGGACTTCTTATTGCACAAACGTACGGTATCGGGGTGCACCTGTTAACGACAACCATGGGTGCGAGTTCCACTTACTTCCCAATACTAAGTCCTCCGGCTAATCAACAACCATTATTCATAACGCTTACACATGTTAACGAGAACCACTTCATACATGTTAAGCTGGAAGGGGATTATCCTATGCCACCAGCACACGGGCTATGGTTGACCCACCGAAGACCCCATACAGAACAATGGGAAGATATGTACTTGCCACGTCTAGAATGGTATACATCGATAATGAATCCTCGGCCAAGATCAAACCCCAGTCTTAATTACATAGATAGTTACACGgaagaatgatttttgtaattaatagtattttattgtaattaagagaattttattgtaattaatagtattttattgtaattaatagtatttttttgtaattaatagtattttttgtaattaatagtatttttttgtaattaatagtatttttttgtaattaatagtatttttttgttattaatactattttttttgtaattaatagtatttttttgtaattaatagtatttttctATAATTTTCTACAAAAAAATACAACTATACGACTCGTATAGAACTAGACGCCTCGTATATTGTTGCACAAAAGACCATTTAGCCCCTGATATGCCCCCAATCTAGGCTTATTTCAGGGGCTAAAAAGTAATTTTAGTTAAaccagacgcctcgtatagggctatactgaGCGTCTATTTGAGCgggtttttgaaaatttaaattttgaatatctgaatttcaaaatttgaattttttgaaaatgGACGCTTCGTATAGACCTGTACGGGTCGTCTATTTGAGCGGTAACaattcttttcttttaaatttgaattttgaaaatatttttggttaattactattttacccctgTTTAGCCCCCAGTATAGCCATTTAGCAGGGGCTCAAAGGTAATTTCAAGCCTGTACGATGCGTACAGGTCTGTACGAGGAGTACAACTGAGGCGGTTACTTTATCACCTTTTccttttttaattattaaaaagtattattaaatgaccattttgcccctgttTAGCCAGTATAGCCTTttttcaggggcaaaatggtaattaaccattccagaaatatctttttggtttggttaattaccattttgcccctgaaaaAAGGCTATACGGAGGGCTatacaggggcaaaatggtcatttaacAAAAAGCATAGACGTCTCATATAgatctatacgaggcgtctaggctTCGTATAActctgggggggggggggctagaCGACACAGATCACACACccaaacaaaacacacacacacacacgctgAAGACTGATCCATATGCCTCGTACGTATTTTCAACCGTATTTTTGAAGATTTGAAGCATCACCGGTACGTATTTCATCCCGTAGTTAAGTATTTTTGTCTCGTTTATGCCTTTAGACCGTAGGTTTGCCCTAAAATTTGAATTTTGTTGGGTTTTGGGGGTTTGAgtatgaggatgatgatgaacatGTAGAACAGGACGCtgagtatagccctatacgagggctatacgaggctctgaattttttttttttttgttattattcttattgttattattgtttattgttattattattattattaattattattattgttatta
Above is a window of Helianthus annuus cultivar XRQ/B chromosome 14, HanXRQr2.0-SUNRISE, whole genome shotgun sequence DNA encoding:
- the LOC118486604 gene encoding uncharacterized protein LOC118486604, translating into MPFIQIVGMTPTNKSFIIAHAVVSKERGDNFVWVLERIKSMLDECMEPRVILTDRDLALMGACAKVFPDASRLLCRWHIQQNVMKHCKGAFTDDDWKKFMSFWGTLIESPSIPIYDYHLRNMRKRLVECKRSIFIMEDDLMPGDDIHLEPVQQGPRRRQRPPVDTLQGHPYLEFPDGTDAARHCQKLRRMHVGSHASID